A genomic segment from Eubalaena glacialis isolate mEubGla1 chromosome 16, mEubGla1.1.hap2.+ XY, whole genome shotgun sequence encodes:
- the TFDP1 gene encoding transcription factor Dp-1 isoform X4 — translation MAKDAGLIEANGELKVFIDQNLSPGKGVVSLVAVHPSTVNTLGKQLLPKTFGQSNVNIAQQVVIGTPQRPAAPNTIVVGSPHTPNTHFVSQNQPSDPSPWSAGKRNRKGEKNGKGLRHFSMKVCEKVQRKGTTSYNEVADELVAEFSAADNHILPNESAYDQKNIRRRVYDALNVLMAMNIISKEKKEIRWIGLPTNSAQECQNLEVERQRRLERIKQKQSQLQELILQQIAFKNLVQRNRQAEQQASRPPPANSVIHLPFIIVNTSKKTVIDCSISNDKFEYLFNFDNTFEIHDDIEVLKRMGMACGLESGSCSADDLKVARSLVPKALEPYVTEMAQGSLGGVFVTSAVSTANGTRLSAS, via the exons GCCGGTCTAATTGAAGCCAACGGGGAACTCAAGGTCTTCATAGACCAGAACCTTAGTCCTGGAAAAG GTGTGGTGTCCTTAGTGGCTGTCCATCCCTCCACAGTAAACACGCTTGGGAAGCAGCTCTTGCCAAAAACGTTCGGACAGTCCAATGTCAACATCGCTCAGCAAGTG GTAATTGGTACGCCTCAGAGACCTGCAGCGCCAAACACTATCGTGGTAGGAAGCCCACACACCCCTAACACTCACTTTGTCTCCCAGAACCAGCCTTCAGACCCCTCACCTTGGTCTGCCGG GAAGCGTAACAGGAAAGGGGAGAAGAACGGTAAGGGGCTGAGGCATTTCTCCATGAAGGTCTGCGAGAAGGTGCAGCGGAAGGGGACCACGTCCTACAACGAGGTGGCGGATGAGCTGGTGGCAGAGTTCAGTGCTGCCGACAACCACATCTTACCGAACGAGTCG GCCTACGACCAGAAGAACATCAGACGGCGCGTCTACGACGCCCTGAACGTGCTGATGGCCATGAACATCATCTccaaggagaagaaggagatcAGGTGGATCGGCCTGCCCACCAACTCCGCCCAGGAGTGTCAGAACCTGGAG gtggagagacagagaaggcTGGAAAGAATAAAGCAGAAACAGTCGCAGCTCCAGGAACTTATCCTGCAG CAAATCGCCTTTAAGAACCTGGTGCAGAGGAACCGCCAGGCCGAGCAGCAGGCCAGCCGGCCGCCCCCCGCCAACTCCGTCATCCACCTGCCCTTCATCATCGTGAACACCAGCAAGAAGACGGTCATCGACTGCAGCATTTCCAACGACAA GTTTGAGTACCTGTTTAATTTTGACAACACGTTTGAAATCCACGATGACATCGAGGTGCTGAAGCGCATGGGGATGGCCTGCGGGCTGGAGTCCGGGAGCTGCTCCGCCGACGACCTGAAGGTGGCGAGAAGTTTGGTGCCGAAGGCGCTGGAACCCTACGTGACAG aaATGGCTCAGGGATCACTCGGCGGTGTCTTTGTCACGTCGGCAGTTTCAACTGCCAACGGCACAAGGCTCTCTGCCAG